A single Lolium perenne isolate Kyuss_39 chromosome 6, Kyuss_2.0, whole genome shotgun sequence DNA region contains:
- the LOC127308551 gene encoding uncharacterized protein → MHSLLLRPLPSPATSGSLAGRASRPAPRRPGALVWAGDRRCRRGGVAAAWMEEAGTAVLEEAARRNPALSESYRPAGLPRPNGTVLEAQGRVCTGPEQTRPLGEEQAMRVLDTILRSATGELKEEPVSSAQLGAFFAGMTIRANCFPEATQWSEGERRAMSLYWPRLVHVLPPEVKFIADPEGTIMGANGLTGPRYIGQGTAEMRLVGALREVLAGGHLGYEEVQCVLKDVLPVGSASVDSTAVSEALLAAFLIGQRMNRETDRELKGYCLAFDDELGPPPVADVDSLTHYGEPYDGNTRFFRSTLFVAAVRACYGETCLLHGVEWMPPKGGITEGQMLKFMGANTHLSPTQAKRLLEDENTGFAYLHLQEACPSLYSIIGLREHIKKRPPLATSEKVQQFVRARGRESMVAGFYHVGYEDPLLMLMRRRTVHAGLVVKGEEGALSLTTKERSANASKGLPVNHCSGFRTPNSANFSETDGISRESFSVAVNAQELGFKSTETPRTDKSVLKNLELGLSALGGDKGPAYDRIVLNAAMADHLLGCSGAQDINSALDRAREAIDSGNALRRLMNYIKISHKVS, encoded by the exons ATGCACTCTCTACTCCTCAGGCCGCTCCCGAGCCCGGCCACGAGCGGGAGCCTGGCCGGCAGGGCCTCCCGGCCGGCTCCGAGGCGGCCAGGTGCGCTAGTGTGGGCCGGCGACCGGAGATGCCGGCGCGGCGGCGTTGCGGCGGCGTGGATGGAGGAGGCGGGGACGGCGGtgctggaggaggcggcgcggcggaacCCGGCGCTATCGGAGTCGTACCGGCCGGCGGGGCTGCCCCGGCCCAACGGCACGGTGCTGGAGGCGCAGGGGCGGGTGTGCACCGGGCCCGAGCAGACGCGCCCGCTCGGGGAGGAGCAGGCCATGCGCGTCCTCGACACCATCCTCCGCTCCG CGACGGGAGAACTCAAAGAGGAGCCGGTGTCCAGTGCTCAGCTGGGTGCATTCTTTGCTGGCATGACAATAAGAGCTAATTGTTTCCCGGAGGCCACCCAGTGGAGCGAGGGTGAGCGGCGTGCCATGAGCCTGTACTGGCCACGCCTTGTCCATGTCCTCCCTCCTGAGGTGAAGTTTATAGCAGACCCCGAAGGGACGATCATGGGAGCAAACGGTTTGACAGGGCCTCGGTATATCGGTCAAGGAACTGCGGAGATGAGACTCGTTGGTGCTTTGAGGGAAGTGCTTGCTGGTGGCCACTTAGGTTACGAGGAAGTTCAATGTGTACTAAAGGATGTTCTACCAGTTGGGTCGGCGAGTGTAGACTCAACAGCAGTTAGTGAAGCACTGCTAGCAGCATTTTTGATTGGGCAGCGGATGAATAGGGAAACCGATCGTGAGCTCAAAGGATACTGTCTAGCCTTCGATGATGAACTAG GTCCTCCCCCAGTTGCTGATGTTGATTCTTTGACACACTATGGTGAGCCCTATGATGGGAATACACGCTTTTTTAGGAGTACTCTGTTCGTTGCAGCTGTTAGAGCCTGCTATGGTGAGACTTGCCTCCTCCATGGCGTTGAATGGATGCCACCTAAG GGTGGCATAACAGAAGGGCAGATGCTGAAATTCATGGGTGCAAACACACACTTGTCTCCTACACAGGCCAAACGACTATTAGAG GATGAGAATACTGGTTTTGCATATCTACATCTCCAAGAAGCTTGCCCGTCATT GTATTCTATTATCGGGCTTAGGGAGCATATTAAGAAAAGACCACCCTTGGCTACCTCTGAGAAAGTTCAACAATTTGTGAGA GCGCGAGGAAGAGAATCAATGGTTGCTGGGTTTTATCATGTGGGCTATGAAGATCCATTGCTTATGCTTATGAGGAGGAGAACTGTTCATGCTGGATTAGTTGTTAAG GGTGAGGAGGGTGCACTTTCTTTGACAACCAAGGAAAGGTCGGCTAATGCATCAAAAGGGCTTCCAGTGAACCATTGCTCAGGGTTCCGGACACCAAACAGCGCAAATTTCTCCGAGACTGATG gTATTTCTAGAGAAAGCTTCAGTGTTGCTGTGAATGCTCAGGAACTTGGTTTCAAATCCACTGAAACTCCAAGAACTGATAAATCA GTCCTGAAAAACTTGGAGCTTGGTTTGTCGGCACTGGGTGGGGACAAAGGGCCTGCTTACGACCGAATTGTTCTTAACGCAGCTATGGCTGACCACTTGTTAGGCTGCAGCGGAGCTCAGGATATCAACTCCGCGCTCGACAGAGCAAGGGAAGCCATTGACAGTGGTAATGCTCTGAGAAGGCTTATGAATTACATAAAGATCTCGCACAAGGTGTCCTAG